The Globicephala melas chromosome X, mGloMel1.2, whole genome shotgun sequence genome window below encodes:
- the GPM6B gene encoding neuronal membrane glycoprotein M6-b isoform X3, giving the protein METAAEENTEQSQERKGCFECCIKCLGGVPYASLVATILCFSGVALFCGCGHVALAGTVAILEQHFSTNTSDHALLSEVIQLMQYVIYGIASFFFLYGIILLAEGFYTTSAVKELHGEFKTTACGRCISGMFVFLTYVLGVAWLGVFGFSAVPVFMFYNIWSTCEVIKSPQTNGTAGVEQICVDIRQYGIIPWNAFPGRICGSALENICNTNEFYMSYHLFIVACAGAGATVIALIHFLMILSSNWAYLKDASKMQAYQDIKAKEEQELQDIQSRSKEQLNSYT; this is encoded by the exons GCTGCTTCGAATGCTGCATCAAGTGTCTGGGAGGAGTCCCCTACGCCTCCCTCGTGGCCACCATCCTCTGCTTCTCCGGGGTCGCCTTGTTCTGCGGCTGTGGGCACGTGGCTCTCGCGGGCACCGTGGCGATCCTTGAGCAACACTTCTCCACCAACACCAGTGACCATGCCCTGCTGAGCGAGGT aaTACAACTGATGCAGTATGTCATCTATGGAATTGCATCCTTTTTCTTCTTGTACGGGATCATTCTGTTGGCAGAAGGCTTCTACACCACGAGCGCAGTGAAAGAGCTGCACGGGGAGTTTAAAACAACCGCCTGTGGCCGGTGCATCAGTGGGATG TTCGTCTTCCTCACCTATGTGCTGGGAGTGGCCTGGCTGGGTGTGTTTGGCTTCTCTGCAGTGCCCGTGTTTATGTTCTACAACATATGGTCAACCTGTGAAGTCATCAAGTCCCCCCAGACCAACGGGACAGCCGGGGTGGAGCAGATCTGTGTGGACATCCGGCAATACG GTATCATTCCTTGGAATGCTTTCCCAGGAAGAATATGTGGCTCGGCCCTGGAGAACATCTGCAACACCAATGAG TTCTACATGTCCTATCACCTGTTCATCGTGGCCTGTGCGGGAGCTGGTGCCACCGTCATTGCCTTG ATCCACTTCCTCATGATACTGTCTTCTAACTGGGCTTACTTAAAGGATGCAAGCAAAATGCAGGCTTACCAGGATATCAAAGCAAAGGAAGAACAGGAACTGCAAGATATCCAGTCTCGGTCAAAAGAACAACTCAATTCTTACACATAA
- the GPM6B gene encoding neuronal membrane glycoprotein M6-b isoform X4, producing MGCFECCIKCLGGVPYASLVATILCFSGVALFCGCGHVALAGTVAILEQHFSTNTSDHALLSEVIQLMQYVIYGIASFFFLYGIILLAEGFYTTSAVKELHGEFKTTACGRCISGMFVFLTYVLGVAWLGVFGFSAVPVFMFYNIWSTCEVIKSPQTNGTAGVEQICVDIRQYGIIPWNAFPGRICGSALENICNTNEFYMSYHLFIVACAGAGATVIALIHFLMILSSNWAYLKDASKMQAYQDIKAKEEQELQDIQSRSKEQLNSYT from the exons GCTGCTTCGAATGCTGCATCAAGTGTCTGGGAGGAGTCCCCTACGCCTCCCTCGTGGCCACCATCCTCTGCTTCTCCGGGGTCGCCTTGTTCTGCGGCTGTGGGCACGTGGCTCTCGCGGGCACCGTGGCGATCCTTGAGCAACACTTCTCCACCAACACCAGTGACCATGCCCTGCTGAGCGAGGT aaTACAACTGATGCAGTATGTCATCTATGGAATTGCATCCTTTTTCTTCTTGTACGGGATCATTCTGTTGGCAGAAGGCTTCTACACCACGAGCGCAGTGAAAGAGCTGCACGGGGAGTTTAAAACAACCGCCTGTGGCCGGTGCATCAGTGGGATG TTCGTCTTCCTCACCTATGTGCTGGGAGTGGCCTGGCTGGGTGTGTTTGGCTTCTCTGCAGTGCCCGTGTTTATGTTCTACAACATATGGTCAACCTGTGAAGTCATCAAGTCCCCCCAGACCAACGGGACAGCCGGGGTGGAGCAGATCTGTGTGGACATCCGGCAATACG GTATCATTCCTTGGAATGCTTTCCCAGGAAGAATATGTGGCTCGGCCCTGGAGAACATCTGCAACACCAATGAG TTCTACATGTCCTATCACCTGTTCATCGTGGCCTGTGCGGGAGCTGGTGCCACCGTCATTGCCTTG ATCCACTTCCTCATGATACTGTCTTCTAACTGGGCTTACTTAAAGGATGCAAGCAAAATGCAGGCTTACCAGGATATCAAAGCAAAGGAAGAACAGGAACTGCAAGATATCCAGTCTCGGTCAAAAGAACAACTCAATTCTTACACATAA
- the LOC138842526 gene encoding uncharacterized protein, protein MAAGRGFIVLAHMLPRAISPGTGSYGFPFFLTCLDYCFSESFEKAVSKTLCVWYFQNAHPPGHPNAGQRPQLAPSSHAQLPYSRPRARFASVPPSVLSLPTSPESHDRCPLAHLPPVAASVHGPVTAYLSFDVIPSPAAHAFPDLAAVCSPQQHPFPPLGSSLPCQPGRSASAPGCSAQAGSSPSTPGAAAALPGHPPALGPQLYCCSRERAHTLPAPSYLGSRLGPKKYLHSLCLP, encoded by the coding sequence ATGGCCGCGGGAAGAGGCTTCATCGTGCTGGCCCACATGCTGCCACGGGCGATTTCACCAGGCACAGGATCGTAcggctttcctttcttcctgaccTGCTTGGACTACTGCTTTTCAGAGAGCTTTGAAAAGGCTGTTTCAAAAACGCTGTGCGTCTGGTATTTTCAGAACGCGCACCCACCCGGGCACCCCAACGCCGGGCAGCGTCCTCAGCTCGCCCCCTCCTCGCACGCTCAACTCCCGTACAGCAGACCCAGAGCCCGCTTCGCCTCTGTGCCCCCTTCTGTGCTCTCACTCCCCACGAGCCCGGAGTCTCACGATCGATGCCCTCTTGCTCACCTTCCTCCAGTTGCTGCCTCTGTGCATGGTCCCGTCACAGCCTACCTGTCTTTCGATGTCATTCCCAGCCCGGCAGCCCACGCCTTTCCTGATCTGGCCGCGGTCTGCTCTCCGCAGCAgcatcccttccctcctctgggctccagccTCCCCTGCCAGCCAGGCCGCAGCGCCTCTGCTCCGGGCTGCTCTGCTCAGGCTGGGTCCTCCCCCTCCACGCCGGGTGCCGCTGCCGCCCTCCCTGGCCACCCCCCGGCCCTGGGCCCACAGCTCTACTGCTGCTCGCGGGAACGAGCGCACACTCTCCCAGCCCCTTCCTACCTGGGCTCCCGTCTGGGCCCAAAGAAGTACCTAcactctctgtgcctcccttAA